In Rhopalosiphum padi isolate XX-2018 chromosome 3, ASM2088224v1, whole genome shotgun sequence, the genomic stretch cATGAGTttgtaagatatttaaattatttaaaaattatcataaattgcaaaaatattgaaaaaagtgaatataaaaacacaaatatttttaactttaagtttagttattaaatggtttaattcattttttattaatgctaAATACACAAGATTGGTTTTGTTTAAGAAGATATTATAACCATATGTGATGATTTGTCTTGCAAACATAAAATAGCAAATTTGCTTTCATGTGAatcaattttatgttgttagttTTAGTATTAAgatcaatttacctattatcaaacttatagATAATACTATTATCTAGGGTATTTAAaaggattttattgatattttaattttaaaaatttatttaatgcataaatacataattttaaaatgaattacagTATGAATAGTAGATCTCATTGatgatatgattttaaatattttcaattaggtATAGGTtccctaattataaatattatttgaaataattaaatactcacCGACATTAGAAGGCCATACAGTTATGTGAGGATGTGAATGATACCAGCCAATGACATTCAAGTTAGCACCTTTGATGCGGGAAAAGTGTTTGGCATCTTCCATAGCGTTTACCAAGTCTTCGGACATGATTTCTACTCGGTCCTTTTTTATCTCTCCCCGAGGCGGTATCGACAGCGCCGACACGGACACAGTAGTCCCATTCTCGTGTATTATTTTCTAGAAAAACCAACATTAAGTGGACGCATTCGTGTTAGGTATGGAAAAAACTTGCATCGGCACGCTTACCTGGCCAATGAGCAGAGCAGCGACCTCTTCCTTTTCCGTGAGCAGCGCTAAGTTGTGGCACATCAACAACACCTCATCCGATATGAACACGTCCGTGAGCTGATCTAATTGTTTATTCATGATTGCGGTGCACAAAAACTCCGGGCCAACTAAACACGACACCGATCGTAGTGCTAATGCGAAGTCTAGAAACGGAAAACAAAGAGGGGCCGAATAGACTTTAGGAAACCTTACAAAAGTATTTTACAGTGCAATACTGTGCAAGTTTAACTGCAACAGCTGCCTATTGATCTCGCTTCGACCGATCGACCGTCATGTGTAGTAAGAGCCGCGTTAAACGAATGCACATTGCACGGTGCAGTTATCACGAATGCGCCGCTTTACACGCagataacgatattattattattattgttattgtgaaaAGCAACAACCATATTGAACACAAatcataataggtacctattacaatatactgtttattattgttacacacaatatgaacatatttatttcaCGATTATCaccattattttttgtatattttacaatttatcacGATTCTCGAATGACTGTTGGCGATATCGTGTTATTTACCCGACACCCGTGTATACGGCCAATAAGTTTTCTCAATATCGATTTTCCTTCACCGCCACCCGCcgaacgaaatattattattgatggtggtttttttttttctcaaaccgACAATCGAAATCGCGTTGCCTAGGTACGGTTAGCCGGGAACGCAAACAATTTGTTTACACgactattaactataataatattatagtggtgTGAATGTGTGATATTGATAACCAAGCCACTAGCCGCGCTGTTCCGTCCCACAGAGGCACAGACCCACCAGTCGCTCGTCATCGATCCAGTGGTGGTTTTCATCgataattggaaaaataaatcGCGAGCAGTGCATTAATTCTGTTGCGTTTTGGCACGTATACTCAATAGTCGATTCGATCATTCTGTTGCCCGTCCGATATCCGTTGGCGTTCGCCATCGATTTGACGGCCGACAGCACGAAAACCGCCGCCCCGGCTTTAGGTTGGTGTGCACAACCGTCATCGTGTGTTTAAAGTGGACAACAGTCCCCACGAACGCGCTCGGTGTATCTGCCTcacacacacgtacacacaTTTTACACAATTCACGTCTCTCTCATTTCCAATTCCGGAAATGCTTTTCATACcgaaacaattaattgtattgcaaacaaaactgtaataaaagtgaaaaacataaatttaacgcCTTACGTAGCAAGTAGGTTCATGAAGTTTTGACCTAGAGTTCACTCCTCGACCGATACAAGCATACCAGAGACCTGTATCCACTAACTATTCACTCGTCAGATTTATACTCCTCAAATGATCAAGTCCCTATGTTTATCTCATGATTTCTTTTGCGAATCTGATTgaatttttcatgttttatattaaaaattaataatacacacaaGCATTGCATGTATTACTAGCGGCtttggttttaattatttttgttgtcaATACACTCATTTTTGTGCGGTTTAAAATATACTCTGAAAAATTAGCAATACAGCGATTGAATGTGGTCTCCTAGAACAGACACTTATAcacattgtttgttttttttttttagattgttgttgttttattattggtaGTACATAAGTTGGTATAAATATGCCAGCTACAAACCGAAAAAAGTCTGGAGGCAACAAATTTGAGTTCAGTGAAAAACAGATGGCTGATATAAAAGAAGCATTTGAATTGTTTAATGTAGATGGATCTGGGTCGATCGAAACCAAAGAGTTAAAGGTATTtagtttcataaatatataaaattaatttagcttCATaggctataatttttattttttagttacctaTGGTCACTGTATGATATcagaaatattatgatattaatttaatttaaattttaggtagCCATGAGGGCTTTGGGATTTGAACCAAAAAAAGAAGAAATCAAACGTATGTTGCTTAACTTAAATAAACAACATACtggtaagttatttatttaatgatcagtttttaagttttatataactaattatcttaataaataacaattaattaatcaatatttaaaatgttatttaggtGTCATAACGTATGATGATTTTGTTACTTTGATGTCAATGAAAATGGCAGATAAAGATTCAAGAGAAGAAATTATTAAAgcatttaaactttttgatGATAACTGTTCaggaaaaataacattttccaATTTAAAACGTATTGCACAAGAATTAGGCGAGAATATTGCTGATGAAGAACTTCAGgtgaatataaatagtttaaaacataatatattaattattattgctagtTTACATTTAGTTATTTAGTCAAGAGGATGAAGTGGCCAAGTtcaataacttattagttaaaaCCTTGGCCACGGACAGACTCTCTTTATTAGTAAGATACTGTCTAAAGAAAAAAAGACTACCACTCGCGTTCCCCTTACTACTGTGCAGAAGTCCATAGAAAACCATAACagtggtaaaaaataatttaagtatgtgGTAGTATATACCAGTGGTGCCCAACCCACAGGCCATAGATCACATTATATATAGCccgttaaaataaaacaaattattcaaaaaaagtaaatttattttaaaatacgattattcttttaaatattccaaaaatactataataataaatcaaaaatgtatttgcgCTTTTTTCTGtcgaatattttcaaataaaaattttatgttttaaaaaatcaataaaagatAAGAAAACAAgtctaatatatacatattgtacttaaatgtatattgtatttgttatgtataactattatcTACTATGTGTGGCAAAATTATGTCATTAGATTAAAGTTGagcttatttgtatatttatatttggtgGCCCGctcaaaaataattgtttaacaaaGTGGCTCTCCGAGGAAAAAAAGCTTGGCATCACTAGTCTATACTGTTACAACCacaagatatttataaaaaaagtcaataaaaatgAAAGGCATCCCTtacaatttagtttataataaatatgtataatataattaatttttttatttaatatctggTTTTTATGATGACATATTAAAATTGGATTCagtcatgtattatattttataaaaagtttgttagaatttttatagcttagtattggtgaaaaaaaattttaattacttggaaataataaatttattttaaaattaattctaaaagaTTTATCAagtagaattaaataataataaatataaattaattttgactataaaaaataaaattttggaattatgtaaaatgatatatattttattgtaatatggtATTAATGATATTGTAGGAAATGATAGACGAAGCAGATAAAGATGGTGATGGTGAAGTCAGTCAAGAAGAATTTCTTCAAATTATGAAGAaaaccaatttatattaaatacatattacaccctgttttatcaaaaaacatattatttgtgttgTGTGTAcactattttgtaataatttttcacagttaccatttaaaattaacttcaaAACACCTAATAATTTGTGGGCAAGTCATATTTCCttcacatattaaaaataataattttgttttttgttgtggaaaatagtacctattttgATTGGAGGAAATTAGTTACGGCcgtttttgttgtatttatcatatataagacttaattatactattacattacctataaaattaagaataaagcaagaaaaaaaaacatgaattataattaagttatttatttttatgtttatatttatattttaaatgttggcaAAGAGTAATAATGTAATCTAAACCCCActaatgacaattatttttaaaacgatgttttttagaaaaacgattttaatagaTTAGCTTCATGTGCCATTTCATCATCGCTTCTCCTTGGATTTGTACAGTCTttttcattttgtaattttctgTATATATCATCATTCACCAAAAAATCTCCAGCTTTTCTTGGAATAATATGAACATGAACatgctaataataaaaataacatacacaAATTAAACAGAACAATATTTTATCCGTGCATGTATAGTGCAATCTCAATCATAGTTTTTGtacataagaaaaaatatttcaataaaattaattatttttaatttaaacatattttttaacttaaactcattattatttcaatgtctattaaaataacagttaaatgctaaatatatatatttttttaaatttttatcatgattcataataaaaaattatctattttaattcatataggtatgtaataaactaatagtaaataattttaggagcaaaattaattattttttgttttgaatcttattcaatttataaaattgtttattcgtgagttattgttttattttaattaaatgttaagtctaagaataaatataattaaaaaaaaatcaaataaataattgaagaaactaattttaaaatggaaatatgatagtatttagtattcaataagtatttaaaaaaaatagcaattgTTCACATctaatatcaacattttcataTTTCTTTTAGAACTTTGTGTGTAACAATAGAAATCaagaaatgtaaaatgtttacatacCAAAGAATTTAActacatcaaatataatataaaaaaaatgaataatacacaCCTTAATGGTTTGTCCAGCATGTTGGCCGTCTTGAATAACAATAGATGATGAATTAGTGTTATGTACTTGTTCAATGGTTTTTTGAACCTTTTGAACTGTAAGGAATAGATCTCCAACTTCGTCATTAGACAAGTCAGTCATTTTTTCTACGGCTCTAAGAGGAGCCACTAAAACatctgataatttatatttaatgaaaatattacatagagaaaacaaataaaaataatataattttaatacattttaaaaggaTACGACCTGGtaaaacacatttaatattggtaaatgcTAAGCataattgtgttttataaaaGACTTGTAACCCTTTAACTATTGATGaaccaaatttaaattcataagaaTCTTCAACAGACTTATTTTTACATAAGGTACTTGACATCATTCTTGGATAAATATCATATCGTCTATGACATTCTATAGGCATTGATTGgcgaatactttttattaacgATAAATCAATTGGTGCCAAAACAAAACCAGGTTCATCAGAACACTGGGCTATAACTGTTCCTAGTGGATCAACCACCTatacaatgtttaatataaaactatttataagttaaatagtaataaaacaaaCCAGAGAGTGGCCCCAAGATTTTCTAGTTGAAGTATGATTGCCAGTTTGAGCAGCAGCAATTACATAAGATTGAGTTTCAATAGCTCTGGCTCGCAATAATATTTCCCAATGATAAGCACCTGTCCCGAAAAAAAATGCCGATGGATATGTTAAAATTTCTGCTCCATTTTCAGCTAGCGCTATAGCCATCTGAGAAAATCGCATATCATAAcactaaacttttatttaaagaaatatttttgtatgtataaataagtaaaactatacaataatttttaatgttttaaaatacttgatttttaatattaattttaagtaaataaaatgtggtttattactttattatggcATTTTATGAAAagcaattgttataaaatataatgttaaaagtaaataaatgaaaaataatatattttagcagaacaatattgtaaaaatacaataatggtttaggttaataattgaaatgttataaaaataaaaattttgtttattgaattaaaaaaaaaatcattatgaaCATTAACATTTCTTTATTGTAATTGACATTGTTATTGtacactttaaaaattattttgctgataaaaatgttgttatttatgactttattttttataaattttaattataggtataaattattctaacTTAACTATCTAATATAAAAGGATACAATAGCTAAACCAACATTCCCAATTGGTGTTTTAACTGGTGGTAAGATTTCATTACCAGCTTCAATTACACTTGATTCTAAcgcttgaatattttttgaaggtATTTGAACatcatacaaatgtattttatgataagTTTCAGCTATTTCGCCTTTATTGTTGATAACCAAATGTGTGTTCCTTAATTTAGTTTCtgaaaacttgaaaataattcaatacattgtaaattaatttaaaaaatagaaactaatttaattaataagtaaagtgtttaaattttaagttgagAGATGTTTGACATTCATATAGTCTCACACTATTTTATGTCATATAAGTCATATCTGTTCATTATTaacgatatatttaaattcttatataatgttgattatattattatattatattatatctaatttgcAAATCCTACTAGActaccaatatatttattagtatttcattatgatatacttataaacattttaaaatctaaacaaaTCTAACAAAAATAGTCATGTTATTCTAATAaacttatctataaataaaccAACTAAATATAACTTTCTAACAAATGAAAATGGTTTTAACTAGTAACATTGAAAGTATTATCtatgtttaacatattattaattgtacttaaaaaattatatgtctatttggtttttaataaaaagtttttataatttaaaaaacaatgtcatttaaaattattaacaatattacctTTTCATGAAATCCGCCTAAAGATAGCCAAATATTCAATGACTTAGCTAACGATTTATAACTATTGATAAGAGATCCATCTAAAGACTCGGCCATCTCTAATGACTTAGCCTTGTCTTCCTCGATGTAATCAAATGACTCTGGTAGGAAAATCATCTGAgaataacaaatacaaataaatacaaataaattatttaataattagtggcttaaaactatttttaaaatatgacatcACATTATCCATACTTACTTTAGCTCCACATTTATGGGCATTAGTAATTAGTGTCTTGCACATTTGgtagtttttttctttattggCAGTTGATGTTATTTGACAAACGGCAATAAGATTGTCCATGtcggaaaatgtatttttaaatactgagTATAAACGTTTGATTAACATCTGACAACTGTAACAATGTTAAATGATTCTCTTGGCAATTAACAACAATGATAAGTGAAACAATTACGTACCAATGACGTTTGATTAGGTAGGTAGCTGTGGGGTTAACCATTAATTCGGTTATTAAGAACTCGAGATTATcctaatagtaaattattcataaatcctAATGATTGTCATAAATCAAAAAGattgtcataaatcataatgatcGTTCCTATCAGTACAAACTAATAACTTTAATAGTCATACTCTTGCCATCTTattttcgaaaattatatttacctaccaATCGTTCCACAATATTTTCGGAATGTCTTATTATCGATTAGTGTGTCTACTGTCTAATGTATTTAGTCTTCTCTAATATTTAATACGCTGAACACAGTGATTATCAACAATACACAATTAATATGGCTAATGCTGCGAAATGCAAACATTGCAAACTGCAAAATGCAAAGCGTAAggataagaattaaaaattaaatacagttGTCAGtttgtgataactgataagaatGCCTAAATCACAGatgtatattatcgtataatattcataatattattcatccgTGATTTGTACACATAGTTGCCTATCCAAAACCTGAAAATCTATtactattcaattatttatgtaaaatgtgtTGCCGACTCGATCCCGAGTGTCTATCACTGTTCGATTTATTTCTTTTACTATTAATTAGCATCTACTTAATTAATGTCTTAATATTCTACTTTTGAAGGAATCCATCACTGTTGTTCATTTTGTTTACCTATACGAGTTTATTACTGTTGTATACTATAGACAGccattaacattataaaaataattataagtaatataatatacttttgtttAGGTCACTTAAACTTACttagataaattattgtgaaaaaaaagtCCTTTTCGATatattagacataatatattctaaacttTAGTGTAAGTTACTAACTTAAGTAGGACTCGTGAAGTAAACATTGCGCTGAGGCAACGTAATATTTTGTTACAGCTGCCGTGAGTGAGAGAATTTTGCTGATGTAGAATTCCATTGATTGCATTACAGTCTTACGCGGAGAGACAAACATCTATTATACGGAcctcaattaattattatgttttttttttaaatttaataatctaataaaggTTTTTCCAACCATAAACCATTGTGTTATACCTACTTTTCCTTTGAATCGTTTGGCTttcaaatatacttttaaatgttgaattaaGTTAGGGTATATACCTATCAGCTAAATCTAAAATCAGGGTTTTTTATCATAACTAAATCCTAACCAGTAATTCGTAACATCTTTATAAACCcttaaaatctttttaaaacaTATCAATCAAATGAAACCTGATTAAAACCTTCTGATTAACCCAAAATTCGAAAATGTTCTTATCTTACAAATTGcatgtacaaattatttatttggtttgatagttgctttaaaataaattaatataggtaataatcacAACATAGGCACAAATAGACTACATCTTAGGGGAAAAGTTATTTTGATATCTGAGacttttttgtcatttttagtttgaaaataatttatatcatacggTCTGGGTAGAGTAGAATtggcatatatattttttgtgagtTTTTCGTATAAGCGAAGTACGAAAATTTAAGTTTGTTTTGGG encodes the following:
- the LOC132924366 gene encoding deaminated glutathione amidase isoform X2 is translated as MLIKRLYSVFKNTFSDMDNLIAVCQITSTANKEKNYQMCKTLITNAHKCGAKMIFLPESFDYIEEDKAKSLEMAESLDGSLINSYKSLAKSLNIWLSLGGFHEKFSETKLRNTHLVINNKGEIAETYHKIHLYDVQIPSKNIQALESSVIEAGNEILPPVKTPIGNVGLAICYDMRFSQMAIALAENGAEILTYPSAFFFGTGAYHWEILLRARAIETQSYVIAAAQTGNHTSTRKSWGHSLVVDPLGTVIAQCSDEPGFVLAPIDLSLIKSIRQSMPIECHRRYDIYPRMMSSTLCKNKSVEDSYEFKFGSSIVKGLQVFYKTQLCLAFTNIKCVLPGHVLVAPLRAVEKMTDLSNDEVGDLFLTVQKVQKTIEQVHNTNSSSIVIQDGQHAGQTIKHVHVHIIPRKAGDFLVNDDIYRKLQNEKDCTNPRRSDDEMAHEANLLKSFF
- the LOC132924368 gene encoding uncharacterized protein LOC132924368; the encoded protein is MPATNRKKSGGNKFEFSEKQMADIKEAFELFNVDGSGSIETKELKVAMRALGFEPKKEEIKRMLLNLNKQHTGVITYDDFVTLMSMKMADKDSREEIIKAFKLFDDNCSGKITFSNLKRIAQELGENIADEELQEMIDEADKDGDGEVSQEEFLQIMKKTNLY
- the LOC132924366 gene encoding deaminated glutathione amidase isoform X1; translation: MVNPTATYLIKRHCCQMLIKRLYSVFKNTFSDMDNLIAVCQITSTANKEKNYQMCKTLITNAHKCGAKMIFLPESFDYIEEDKAKSLEMAESLDGSLINSYKSLAKSLNIWLSLGGFHEKFSETKLRNTHLVINNKGEIAETYHKIHLYDVQIPSKNIQALESSVIEAGNEILPPVKTPIGNVGLAICYDMRFSQMAIALAENGAEILTYPSAFFFGTGAYHWEILLRARAIETQSYVIAAAQTGNHTSTRKSWGHSLVVDPLGTVIAQCSDEPGFVLAPIDLSLIKSIRQSMPIECHRRYDIYPRMMSSTLCKNKSVEDSYEFKFGSSIVKGLQVFYKTQLCLAFTNIKCVLPGHVLVAPLRAVEKMTDLSNDEVGDLFLTVQKVQKTIEQVHNTNSSSIVIQDGQHAGQTIKHVHVHIIPRKAGDFLVNDDIYRKLQNEKDCTNPRRSDDEMAHEANLLKSFF